A window from Pseudomonas sp. MRSN 12121 encodes these proteins:
- a CDS encoding CNNM domain-containing protein: MDNLPTEPMLVVLALLVLWSGLFTAIESAQQHLLTLRTATRSGDKPLARLSFPRESLILCNTLCRVLAVIITTLLALAQWAQNGPWLACLLATSALLVLADYLPRTLATRYPEALLSLGNTLLGVPLKIIYPAAWLLDGISQLLLRPFGRKAGVVKQSEDEQAADPDDIEEHANGRPHPVSGIHALDNITVNDILVPRSEVDGINLDDPIGDIIEQLRLSKRTRLPVFHSDINQVEAVLNTRQVRHLLPDASLTQEALLAACHEPYFVPESTPLQLQLLNFHKQQRRLGMVVDEYGEVLGIVTLEDILEEIVGEFESEHSLDNPHIHPQADGRYVIEGAASIRELNKSLGWHLPSDGPKTLNGLVTEALETIPDSAVCLKIGRYRLEILETEENRVSRVLIWHTKPGAPLTL, encoded by the coding sequence ATGGACAACCTGCCCACCGAGCCGATGCTCGTGGTCCTGGCCCTGCTGGTGCTGTGGTCGGGACTGTTCACCGCCATCGAGTCCGCCCAACAGCACCTGCTGACCCTGCGCACCGCCACACGCTCCGGCGACAAGCCGCTGGCGCGCCTGAGCTTCCCGCGTGAAAGCCTGATCCTGTGCAACACCCTGTGTAGGGTGCTGGCGGTCATCATCACCACCTTGCTGGCGCTGGCGCAGTGGGCGCAGAACGGTCCCTGGCTGGCGTGCCTGCTCGCGACCAGCGCCTTGCTGGTCCTGGCCGACTATCTGCCCCGAACCCTGGCCACGCGTTATCCGGAAGCCCTTCTCAGCCTGGGCAACACCCTGCTGGGCGTGCCGCTGAAGATCATCTATCCCGCGGCCTGGCTGCTCGACGGCATCAGCCAGTTGCTGCTGCGCCCCTTCGGCCGCAAGGCCGGCGTGGTCAAACAGAGCGAGGATGAACAGGCTGCCGACCCGGACGACATCGAGGAGCATGCCAACGGTCGCCCGCACCCGGTGTCGGGCATCCACGCCCTGGACAACATCACCGTCAACGACATCCTGGTGCCGCGCAGCGAAGTCGACGGGATCAACCTGGACGACCCGATCGGCGACATCATCGAGCAACTGCGCCTGTCCAAGCGCACCCGCTTGCCGGTGTTCCACAGCGACATCAACCAGGTCGAGGCGGTGCTCAACACCCGCCAGGTCCGCCACCTGCTGCCGGATGCCAGCCTGACCCAGGAAGCCCTGCTGGCGGCCTGCCATGAACCCTACTTCGTCCCGGAAAGCACCCCGCTGCAATTGCAGCTGCTGAACTTCCACAAGCAGCAGCGCCGCCTGGGCATGGTGGTGGACGAGTACGGCGAAGTGCTGGGCATCGTCACCCTGGAAGACATCCTCGAAGAAATCGTCGGTGAATTCGAAAGCGAACACAGCCTCGACAACCCGCATATCCATCCCCAGGCCGATGGACGCTACGTGATCGAAGGCGCCGCCTCGATCCGCGAACTGAACAAGAGCCTGGGCTGGCACCTGCCCAGCGACGGCCCGAAAACCCTCAACGGGCTGGTCACCGAAGCGCTGGAAACCATTCCCGACAGCGCCGTCTGCCTGAAGATCGGCCGCTACCGCCTGGAAATCCTCGAAACCGAGGAAAACCGCGTCAGCCGCGTGCTGATCTGGCATACCAAGCCGGGTGCCCCACTGACCCTGTAA